A single genomic interval of Helianthus annuus cultivar XRQ/B chromosome 6, HanXRQr2.0-SUNRISE, whole genome shotgun sequence harbors:
- the LOC110910624 gene encoding pectinesterase QRT1: protein MDFIRMASFLLLIICVSGVKGLGKYITWDDIKIHYQDNDQDYKKITERLSFRNGDDGNQSRVIVVDQSGHGDSRTLQAAVEMVPVNNSIRVKIYILPGVYREKVMVPASKPYISFIGDPNHASETVLSWHDKASDRYKDGSELGTYRTASVAVESDYFCASGITIENTVVAVPGGYKMQAVALRIAGNKAVLYRVRILGTQDTLLDETGSHYFYRCYIQGSVDFIFGNARSLYKECSLHSVADKYGAIAAHHRNSEGEDTGFSFVNCSVTGSGLAIFLGRAWGNYSRAVYSYCDIDNIIDPSGWSDWNQPWRQRTAVFGEYECRGKGADRKKRVSWSKSFEFEEALHFLDTDFIGGKDWLRL, encoded by the exons ATGGATTTCATTCGTATGGCCTCTTTCCTTTTGCTCATTATTTGTGTTAGTGGAGTCAAGGGTTTGGGAAAGTACATCACCTGGGACGATATCAAAATACACTACCAAGATAATGATCAGGATTACAAAAAGATAACAGAAAGGCTAAGTTTTCGGAACGGAGATGATGGGAATCAAAGTAGAGTGATCGTGGTTGATCAAAGTGGCCACGGTGATTCGCGGACCCTTCAAGCTGCTGTTGAAATGGTCCCGGTTAACAATTCCATTCGGGTCAAGATTTACATTCTTCCTGGTGTTTACAG AGAGAAAGTGATGGTTCCGGCTTCCAAACCCTACATTTCTTTCATTGGAGATCCTAACCATGCTTCCGAAACGGTTCTAAGCTGGCACGACAAAGCCTCCGACAGATATAAAGATGGTTCGGAACTAGGGACTTATAGAACAGCTTCTGTCGCCGTGGAATCGGACTACTTTTGTGCTTCTGGGATTACCATTGAG AATACAGTTGTTGCAGTGCCAGGAGGGTATAAAATGCAAGCAGTAGCATTAAGGATTGCAGGAAATAAGGCAGTGCTTTATCGCGTACGAATACTTGGTACACAAGACACCCTTCTTGACGAAACCGGATCACATTACTTCTACCGATGTTACATTCAAGGATCGGTTGATTTTATCTTCGGCAATGCAAGATCACTCTACAAG GAATGTAGCCTGCATTCGGTGGCTGATAAGTATGGAGCTATTGCAGCACATCATAGGAACTCAGAAGGAGAGGATACTGGATTTTCTTTTGTCAACTGTTCTGTAACAGGAAGTGGTTTGGCAATCTTTTTGGGGAGAGCATGGGGAAACTACTCAAGGGCTGTTTATTCGTATTGTGATATTGATAATATCATTGATCCTTCAGGTTGGAGCGACTGGAACCAACCATGGAGGCAAAGGACCGCGGTTTTTGGAGAATATGAGTGCCGAGGAAAAGGTGCAGATAGAAAGAAACGCGTATCTTGGTCCAAGTCAT